One Bombina bombina isolate aBomBom1 chromosome 5, aBomBom1.pri, whole genome shotgun sequence DNA segment encodes these proteins:
- the LOC128661568 gene encoding matrix metalloproteinase-21-like, with protein MANGLKVTGELDDATRKAMNAPRCGVPDLKTSEDYITQTRSQELRQEENGNTSERGQGGWESKYGEGKGLSWQGKSLGLQLVQRARRRHSHLLSAGVKKSAFAKHTVKWRLLGEGYSVKLSVDQQRYVLRLASRIWSEVVPLNFEEDQTSPAHLIDIKLGFGTRRHLGCSQVFDGMGREFAHAWQLGDIHFNDDEHFVTLNSEQGISLLKVAVHEIGHVRGLSHMNQLGSVMQPNYIPDNTNTELDHVDRKAIQRIYGRCSGRFNTVFDWVLQERGPWGEPVIRFYTYFFRHGWYWRYENHSNRTRRGDPRKVELGWTGIPRSDIDAFLQIRIRNKDLTLFFKGITLCNVPLI; from the coding sequence ATGGCCAATGGTTTGAAGGTGACAGGGGAACTAGATGATGCTACACGAAAAGCAATGAATGCACCACGCTGTGGCGTACCTGATCTCAAAACATCTGAAGACTATATCACCCAAACAAGATCACAGGAACTTAGGCAAGAGGAAAATGGCAACACCTCTGAAAGAGGACAGGGTGGATGGGAATCTAAGTATGGAGAAGGAAAGGGTCTCTCGTGGCAGGGAAAAAGCTTAGGCCTTCAGCTGGTGCAACGTGCAAGGAGGAGACACAGTCACCTGCTCAGTGCTGGAGTGAAGAAATCAGCATTTGCCAAACACACTGTAAAATGGCGACTGCTTGGGGAGGGCTACAGTGTCAAGTTGTCAGTAGACCAGCAGCGATACGTACTAAGGCTTGCGTCCCGTATCTGGAGCGAGGTTGTCCCACTCAATTTTGAGGAAGACCAGACCTCCCCAGCTCACCTTATTGACATCAAGTTAGGCTTTGGGACACGTCGGCACCTGGGTTGTTCTCAGGTTTTTGATGGAATGGGTAGAGAGTTTGCTCATGCTTGGCAGCTGGGGGATATTCACTTCAATGACGACGAGCATTTTGTGACTCTGAACAGTGAGCAGGGCATCAGCCTCCTTAAGGTTGCAGTTCATGAAATCGGCCACGTTCGTGGTCTCAGTCACATGAACCAGCTGGGCTCTGTCATGCAGCCCAATTATATCCCGGATAATACTAACACAGAGCTGGACCACGTAGACCGGAAAGCCATCCAACGGATCTATGGTCGGTGCTCCGGGAGATTTAACACCGTATTTGATTGGGTACTTCAGGAGCGTGGACCGTGGGGGGAGCCTGTGATACGGTTCTACACCTACTTCTTCCGCCATGGCTGGTATtggcgctatgagaatcacagcAACAGGACCCGGCGTGGGGACCCTCGGAAGGTGGAGCTTGGCTGGACTGGGATTCCTCGCTCTGACATTGATGCATTTCTACAAATTCGAATAAGGAATAAAGACCTAACTCTGTTCTTCAaaggtatcaccctgtgtaatgtaccCCTCATATga